The following are encoded in a window of Bacillus sp. SORGH_AS_0510 genomic DNA:
- a CDS encoding glutamate synthase-related protein, with the protein MTQKWSPSLFKEFHKQEHDACGIVACLEKSKQPTRKNIFDCIDALVTMNHRAGFINGEGDGVGIHTDIPIKLWKEKLSQAGLDPLLVEKEGFAVGHVFVSQKVNWESTKLELLDKLAKYEFEVVYESNEVTDPSALGPIAVQENPVFWQFACLSHKKERELTKALFETLIDFETNEEVHVASLSQNHVVYKVMGAGDILPRYYYDLASPLVASTMTLGHNRYSTNTLSSFFRVQPFSVLGHNGEINTIAKLRDEAKMIGVPLVKDGSDSQDLSRTMETLICRDGYSLFEAMDLLFPPIINEIKAYSSELQDLYTYLREAWGHFAQGPAGIISRYGDEAVFSVDALGLRPLWMLETESSYLFSSEPGIIPSSEYVNEPKPLAPGEKVGFKWNGDTLDVYEQDRFQKEVYNRFSTKLNLNESRLRLHPPVLTKTVTMSYPDKIHNGQYKAFGWERDHIQLIEQMAEKGVEPIRSLGHDAPLAALNPERVNIADYIKESVAVVTNPAIDRDRETEHFSTRVIIGQRPTLFTRENPATVVELTSPLLVEGKAGFSCAETLGQPSFDQLVQHFHEQKLAAYISTTFKKEETVDQALNRLADEAVKAVEAGKTLLVLDDAKAHQEDSYWIDPHLVTSAIDQALVKAELRRNCSLLVRSAAIRSLHDIITVFGLGADLVSPYYMFLTILDESTKPLVNLYSALTKGLEKVISTIGIHELRGYGRLFSSIGLHETIANVLNIVNFFGSKEIETDFEAMKLEAFSRAEDYRNEKERVGKTFHLFPRIWKAIGEVASTGDYSAYRDKISEQETQNPTTIRHLVQLKKSTKTVSPSEVDLRVGEHDLPFIISSMSFGSQNEIAFRAYAEGADRLNMVSLNGEGGEIKDMLGKYPKTRGQQIASGRFGVNAELLNSSNLLEIKIGQGAKPGEGGHLPGSKVTAKVAEARNATLGSDLISPSNNHDIYSIEDLAQMILELKTANDQAKIAVKVPVVPNIGTIAVGIAKAGADIITLSGFDGGTGAARIHALQHVGLPVEIGVKAAHNALLESGLRHKVEIWADGGMKSAMDVIKIMLLGANRVGFGTLAMLSIGCTTCRGCHLDTCHVGIATQIESEAQAKEHGLRRFVPRQFDLAVQGIMNLFTAFGTEVKVLAASLGIKNLQDAVGHSELLEQVKGEGQLSLSYLLKPLEISQFAKTAASKSIEEVQMQVAVGAEYLDGSVDQLHSSREFESVTSEQRVLGSRVSCHRVRGRLDGSYKQLPPVQLKYKDGSIPGNGLGAYNSAGIEITVNGGGQDGVGKTSFGGNIHVLKSKGKDGQYYNGSVGKGFGYGAQKGLLVAQGNADARAGIRLSGADLIIGGSVKKPIPPKEAGNIGSNANIKGFAFEYMTNGRGLVLGDPGPWICAGMTGGVVYIRHQPELGLTKEALQRRIAKGAKVSIANLDEKGKQDINELLGKYTDLLEQNGQENEANQLRKLLTDLDNNFVQILPVKEQADPSVSTE; encoded by the coding sequence ATGACACAAAAATGGAGCCCTTCCCTTTTTAAAGAATTCCATAAACAAGAACATGATGCCTGTGGTATAGTTGCGTGTCTTGAAAAATCAAAACAACCAACTAGAAAGAATATATTCGATTGTATTGACGCACTTGTAACGATGAATCACCGTGCTGGCTTTATTAATGGTGAAGGTGATGGAGTGGGGATCCATACGGATATTCCTATTAAGCTTTGGAAAGAAAAACTATCTCAAGCAGGCCTAGACCCGCTGCTTGTTGAAAAAGAAGGCTTTGCAGTTGGCCATGTTTTCGTTAGTCAGAAGGTCAACTGGGAATCTACTAAGCTGGAATTACTTGATAAGCTGGCTAAATATGAGTTTGAGGTAGTTTATGAGTCTAATGAAGTAACAGACCCTTCTGCCCTTGGTCCAATTGCTGTTCAGGAAAACCCTGTTTTCTGGCAATTCGCCTGTCTATCTCATAAAAAAGAGCGGGAATTAACGAAGGCTCTTTTTGAGACTCTTATTGACTTTGAAACGAATGAAGAAGTACACGTTGCATCTTTAAGCCAAAATCATGTCGTATATAAAGTAATGGGTGCTGGTGATATCCTACCTCGTTATTATTATGATTTAGCAAGCCCACTTGTAGCTTCCACTATGACACTTGGGCATAATCGTTATTCTACTAATACCTTATCAAGCTTTTTCCGAGTACAGCCTTTCAGTGTACTCGGGCATAATGGAGAAATTAACACCATTGCCAAGCTTCGTGATGAGGCGAAAATGATTGGCGTTCCACTTGTCAAAGATGGAAGTGACTCACAAGACTTAAGCCGTACAATGGAAACATTAATCTGTCGTGATGGATATTCCTTATTTGAAGCCATGGATCTATTGTTCCCACCAATTATTAATGAAATAAAAGCTTACTCTAGCGAATTACAAGATTTATATACTTATTTAAGAGAAGCCTGGGGACACTTTGCACAAGGTCCAGCAGGAATCATCTCTCGTTATGGGGATGAAGCAGTATTTAGCGTAGATGCCCTAGGGCTTCGTCCACTTTGGATGCTTGAAACAGAAAGCTCTTACCTATTCTCTTCTGAACCTGGAATCATTCCTTCAAGTGAGTACGTTAATGAGCCAAAGCCTCTAGCACCTGGTGAAAAGGTTGGTTTTAAATGGAATGGCGACACTCTAGATGTATATGAACAGGACCGCTTCCAAAAAGAAGTATATAACCGATTTTCTACGAAGTTAAACCTGAACGAGTCAAGACTACGCCTACATCCGCCTGTTTTAACTAAAACCGTGACAATGAGTTATCCAGATAAAATTCATAACGGCCAATATAAGGCTTTTGGCTGGGAACGTGATCACATTCAATTAATTGAACAAATGGCAGAAAAAGGTGTTGAACCCATTCGTTCTTTAGGTCATGATGCTCCACTTGCTGCCCTTAATCCGGAACGAGTAAATATCGCTGATTATATTAAGGAAAGTGTGGCAGTTGTTACGAACCCAGCTATTGACCGTGACCGGGAAACTGAGCATTTTTCAACTCGTGTAATTATCGGCCAACGCCCTACCTTATTTACACGGGAAAACCCTGCTACTGTTGTTGAATTGACTTCTCCCCTTCTAGTAGAAGGAAAAGCAGGATTCAGCTGTGCAGAAACTTTAGGACAGCCAAGCTTTGACCAATTAGTTCAGCATTTTCACGAACAAAAATTAGCTGCCTATATCTCAACTACCTTTAAGAAAGAGGAAACAGTTGATCAAGCACTAAATAGACTAGCTGACGAAGCAGTAAAGGCTGTTGAAGCTGGAAAAACGCTTCTCGTCCTGGACGATGCAAAAGCACATCAAGAGGACTCCTATTGGATTGATCCGCATCTAGTGACGTCCGCTATCGATCAGGCATTGGTAAAGGCTGAATTAAGAAGAAACTGTTCTTTATTGGTTCGCTCGGCAGCTATTCGCTCCCTGCATGACATTATTACTGTATTTGGATTAGGAGCAGATTTAGTTAGCCCATATTATATGTTCTTAACGATTCTTGATGAGTCGACAAAACCACTGGTTAACCTTTACAGCGCATTAACTAAAGGCTTAGAAAAAGTGATTTCGACGATCGGCATTCACGAGCTTCGCGGGTATGGAAGACTATTCTCAAGTATTGGGTTACATGAAACCATTGCAAATGTATTAAATATCGTTAACTTCTTTGGATCTAAAGAAATTGAAACTGATTTTGAAGCAATGAAGCTAGAAGCTTTTTCAAGAGCTGAGGATTACCGAAATGAGAAAGAAAGAGTCGGAAAGACCTTCCACCTCTTCCCACGTATTTGGAAAGCTATTGGGGAAGTTGCATCAACGGGTGATTATAGCGCTTATAGAGACAAAATTTCCGAGCAGGAAACACAAAATCCAACAACTATTCGACACTTGGTTCAGCTGAAGAAAAGCACAAAAACAGTTTCCCCTTCGGAAGTGGATCTTCGTGTAGGTGAACATGACTTACCGTTTATCATTTCTTCCATGTCGTTTGGTTCACAAAACGAAATAGCTTTTAGAGCCTATGCTGAAGGTGCAGACCGCTTAAATATGGTCAGCCTAAATGGAGAAGGCGGAGAAATCAAGGATATGCTTGGTAAATATCCAAAGACAAGAGGACAGCAAATTGCTTCAGGAAGATTCGGTGTGAATGCAGAGCTTCTCAACTCTTCTAATCTTCTAGAAATAAAAATTGGGCAAGGTGCTAAGCCTGGCGAAGGCGGCCACTTACCTGGTTCAAAAGTTACCGCAAAGGTTGCTGAGGCACGTAATGCAACACTGGGTTCCGACTTAATTTCGCCATCAAATAACCATGATATTTATTCAATTGAAGATTTAGCACAAATGATTCTTGAATTAAAGACTGCAAATGACCAAGCAAAAATTGCCGTCAAAGTTCCTGTTGTACCAAATATCGGAACCATTGCTGTAGGTATCGCAAAAGCAGGTGCAGATATTATTACACTAAGCGGTTTTGATGGCGGTACAGGTGCAGCAAGAATTCATGCTCTTCAACATGTAGGTTTACCTGTAGAAATTGGCGTCAAAGCAGCACATAATGCCCTACTTGAAAGCGGACTCCGCCATAAAGTAGAAATTTGGGCTGATGGTGGTATGAAGAGTGCGATGGACGTAATAAAAATTATGCTTCTTGGAGCAAACCGAGTTGGATTTGGAACCTTGGCAATGCTTTCTATTGGTTGTACGACCTGCCGTGGTTGTCATTTAGATACTTGCCATGTTGGAATCGCAACTCAAATTGAATCAGAAGCACAAGCGAAAGAACACGGTTTAAGACGCTTTGTACCACGACAATTTGATTTAGCTGTCCAAGGAATCATGAATCTCTTTACAGCCTTTGGAACAGAAGTAAAAGTACTCGCTGCTTCATTAGGAATTAAAAACCTACAGGATGCTGTTGGTCATTCTGAATTATTAGAGCAGGTAAAGGGTGAAGGTCAACTAAGCCTATCCTACCTATTGAAGCCGCTTGAAATCAGTCAATTTGCAAAAACAGCAGCTTCAAAATCTATCGAAGAAGTACAAATGCAAGTCGCTGTAGGCGCAGAGTATCTCGATGGAAGTGTAGATCAATTACATTCTTCGAGAGAATTCGAAAGTGTGACTTCTGAACAGCGTGTTCTTGGAAGCCGTGTTTCTTGTCACCGAGTTCGTGGCAGACTCGATGGTTCCTACAAGCAGCTTCCGCCGGTGCAGCTTAAGTATAAGGATGGATCAATTCCAGGAAACGGTTTAGGTGCCTATAATAGTGCCGGTATCGAGATTACTGTTAATGGCGGTGGTCAAGACGGTGTTGGTAAGACATCCTTTGGTGGAAATATCCACGTCCTAAAATCAAAGGGCAAGGATGGCCAATATTATAATGGATCCGTTGGAAAAGGCTTTGGATACGGTGCGCAAAAAGGGTTACTCGTTGCTCAAGGAAATGCTGATGCCCGTGCAGGAATTCGTCTTTCTGGTGCAGACTTAATCATTGGTGGTTCGGTGAAAAAACCAATTCCTCCTAAAGAGGCTGGAAATATTGGGTCAAATGCAAATATCAAAGGTTTTGCCTTTGAATACATGACCAATGGCCGTGGATTAGTTTTAGGTGATCCTGGTCCGTGGATTTGTGCCGGAATGACCGGTGGCGTCGTCTATATCCGTCACCAGCCTGAATTAGGGTTAACAAAAGAAGCCCTTCAAAGACGTATTGCTAAAGGCGCAAAGGTTTCCATTGCTAACTTAGATGAAAAAGGCAAACAGGATATTAATGAACTTTTAGGTAAATACACAGACTTGCTAGAACAGAATGGCCAGGAAAACGAAGCAAATCAACTTCGAAAACTGTTAACAGATTTGGATAACAATTTCGTGCAAATCCTCCCTGTTAAAGAACAAGCTGACCCATCTGTTTCAACAGAATGA
- a CDS encoding aromatic acid exporter family protein: MKLGARILKTGIAIVLSLYLSQLLHSPSPVFAGIAAIFAIQPTIYRSYLTIIEQVQGNIIGALLAVIFVLVLGNHFIVIGLAAIIVILLNLKLKLENTIGLSLVTLISIMETHSGSFIQFAGIRFSTIMIGVFSAFVVNLVFMPPKYENKLYFKISTTTEEIIKWIRLSTRHDFDHQLLKTDIDKLKDSLIQMGQFYSMYKEERSYFKKNSLEKSRKLVIYRQMLLTAKKALDTLKRLHRFENELLHLPEKFQQAIQEQLDCLIYHHEQLMLRFIGKIPTSPSISEGSVCLDKKELFEMFLVYQKETEEQDSPHLYHTMQIIASIIDYSEQVEHLNTLITSFHSYHDNELSIEEESE, translated from the coding sequence ATGAAGTTAGGTGCCCGCATCTTAAAAACGGGAATTGCAATTGTATTATCCCTATATCTAAGTCAATTATTGCATTCGCCTTCTCCAGTCTTTGCTGGAATTGCCGCGATCTTTGCAATTCAACCGACCATATACCGCTCTTATTTAACAATTATTGAACAAGTACAAGGAAATATCATCGGCGCATTACTCGCTGTAATTTTTGTTCTTGTCCTTGGGAATCATTTTATTGTTATTGGATTGGCTGCTATTATTGTTATTCTTTTAAACCTTAAGCTTAAACTGGAAAACACTATTGGTCTTTCACTTGTTACGTTAATTTCCATTATGGAAACACATAGTGGTAGTTTTATTCAGTTTGCAGGAATCCGTTTCTCCACCATTATGATCGGTGTATTTTCGGCTTTCGTAGTCAATTTAGTATTTATGCCACCAAAATACGAAAACAAATTATATTTTAAAATTAGTACAACAACCGAGGAAATCATTAAGTGGATTCGCTTAAGCACTCGACATGACTTTGATCATCAACTTCTAAAGACCGACATCGATAAACTAAAAGATAGCTTAATTCAAATGGGCCAATTTTATTCGATGTATAAAGAAGAAAGAAGCTATTTCAAGAAGAATTCATTAGAAAAGTCCCGCAAGCTTGTCATATACCGCCAAATGTTATTAACAGCGAAAAAGGCATTAGATACATTAAAGCGACTGCATAGATTTGAAAATGAACTTTTACACCTGCCTGAAAAATTTCAACAAGCAATACAGGAACAGTTAGATTGTCTTATTTATCACCATGAACAATTAATGTTAAGATTCATAGGCAAAATTCCTACCTCCCCCTCTATTTCAGAAGGCAGTGTTTGTTTGGACAAAAAGGAACTTTTTGAAATGTTTTTAGTCTATCAGAAAGAAACCGAAGAACAAGATTCACCGCATCTTTACCATACTATGCAAATTATTGCCTCAATTATAGATTATAGTGAGCAGGTAGAGCACCTTAACACCTTAATTACAAGCTTTCATTCTTATCATGATAATGAATTATCAATTGAAGAAGAAAGCGAATAA